The following are encoded in a window of Amycolatopsis solani genomic DNA:
- a CDS encoding bifunctional [glutamine synthetase] adenylyltransferase/[glutamine synthetase]-adenylyl-L-tyrosine phosphorylase, with the protein MADRARTTASAARYGFTDARAEGQLRAAGWWDDAGPVASAADVLAALSRAADPDLALRGLDRIREADDAEWTRLEEQLRANRTFRGRLLGVLGTSTALADFLAANPDQWHALTGDKCTDSACYREALRSALVRADGSVLTGLEAEQALKIGYRGQLLGIAAADLGHFVEPGLEYPRYAEVAAQLTELAEAALAAGLVVAEAEVGKPAEGTLAVIAMGKCGGRELNYVSDVDVIFVGEGDLGAATRLASTMMRVVGKACFEVDAALRPEGKAGALVRTLESHQGYYQKWAKTWEFQALLKARPVAGDAELGRQYAEMVAPLVWSAADRDNFVDEVQQMRRRVEGHVPSEHAERELKLGRGGLRDVEFAVQLLQLVHGRIDADLRSPSTMDALAALGEGGYVGRQDAAELGASYEFLRMLEHRLQLRRLRRTHLFPAASETGELRILARASGIKPTGGKSPGDALLAEFRRHGQGIRRLHEKIFYRPLLQSVANVPTEALRLTTKQAASRLAALGYTAPDGALQHIKALTSGVSRRAAIQQALLPVLLDLLADTPDPDGGLLSYRKVSEALEDTPWYLRVLRDEGTVVENLALLLGTSRLVPDLLVRAPEVLRLLGDPARLLGRTPAEVATSLRATVRRQPGVNAAVAAARSLRRHELLRVACADLLGLLDVPEVCEALSSVWVAVLQGALAAAFRQRQAELGKTPARIAVIGMGRLGGAELGYGSDADVLFVCEPSEGVSDADAVKFASSVAESVRKMLGAPSSDPALVVDADLRPEGRSGPLVRTLESYRAYYARWGEVWEAQALLRARFVAGDDDLGERFIAMIDPIRYPENGLDATKAREIRRIKARVETERMPRGADPTRHTKLGRGGLADVEWTVQLLQLQHACSVPGLRTTSTLDALAVLPGAGLATESEAASLREAWLLATRVRNAGMLVRGKAVDEVPGSGRDLTAVASVLGHPATDDPGEFLDTYRRITRRAHTVVEHLFYEA; encoded by the coding sequence GCTGGTGGGACGACGCCGGCCCGGTCGCTTCGGCCGCCGACGTGCTCGCGGCGCTGTCCCGCGCCGCCGACCCGGACCTCGCGCTGCGTGGTCTGGACCGCATCCGCGAGGCCGACGACGCCGAGTGGACGCGCCTCGAAGAACAGCTGCGCGCCAACCGGACGTTCCGCGGCCGGCTCCTCGGCGTGCTGGGCACGTCGACCGCGCTCGCCGACTTCCTCGCCGCCAACCCGGACCAGTGGCACGCGCTCACGGGTGACAAGTGCACCGATTCCGCCTGCTACCGCGAAGCCCTGCGCTCGGCCCTCGTGCGTGCCGACGGCTCCGTGCTGACCGGGCTCGAAGCCGAGCAGGCGCTCAAGATCGGCTACCGCGGCCAGCTGCTCGGCATCGCCGCCGCCGACCTCGGCCACTTCGTCGAACCGGGGCTCGAGTACCCGCGCTACGCCGAGGTCGCGGCCCAGCTGACCGAGCTCGCGGAAGCCGCGCTGGCCGCCGGGCTGGTCGTCGCCGAGGCCGAGGTCGGGAAGCCGGCCGAGGGCACTCTCGCCGTGATCGCCATGGGCAAGTGCGGTGGCCGGGAGCTCAACTACGTCAGCGACGTCGACGTCATCTTCGTCGGCGAAGGCGATCTCGGCGCGGCCACGAGGCTGGCGAGCACGATGATGCGCGTCGTCGGCAAGGCGTGCTTCGAGGTCGACGCGGCGCTGCGCCCCGAAGGCAAGGCCGGCGCGCTCGTCCGCACCCTGGAAAGCCACCAGGGCTACTACCAGAAGTGGGCCAAGACCTGGGAGTTCCAGGCACTGCTCAAGGCGCGCCCGGTGGCCGGCGACGCCGAGCTCGGCCGTCAGTACGCCGAGATGGTCGCGCCGTTGGTGTGGTCGGCGGCCGACCGGGACAACTTCGTCGACGAGGTGCAGCAGATGCGCCGCCGCGTCGAGGGCCACGTGCCGTCCGAGCACGCCGAGCGTGAGCTGAAGCTCGGCCGCGGCGGCCTGCGGGACGTCGAATTCGCCGTCCAGCTGCTGCAGCTCGTGCACGGCCGGATCGACGCGGACCTGCGCTCGCCGTCCACGATGGACGCACTCGCGGCGCTCGGTGAGGGCGGCTACGTCGGCCGCCAGGACGCGGCCGAGCTGGGCGCGTCGTACGAGTTCCTGCGGATGCTCGAACACCGCCTGCAGCTGCGGCGGCTGCGCCGGACGCACCTGTTCCCGGCCGCGTCGGAGACCGGCGAGCTGCGCATCCTCGCCCGCGCCAGCGGGATCAAGCCGACCGGCGGCAAGAGCCCCGGCGACGCGCTGCTCGCCGAGTTCCGGCGGCACGGCCAGGGCATCCGGCGCCTGCACGAAAAGATCTTCTACCGGCCGCTGCTGCAGTCGGTCGCGAACGTGCCGACCGAGGCGCTGCGCCTGACCACCAAGCAGGCCGCCAGCCGCCTCGCCGCGCTCGGCTACACCGCGCCCGACGGGGCGCTGCAGCACATCAAGGCCCTCACCTCGGGCGTCTCGCGCCGTGCGGCGATCCAGCAGGCGCTGCTGCCGGTGCTGCTCGACCTCCTCGCGGACACACCCGATCCCGACGGCGGGCTGCTGTCGTACCGGAAGGTGTCGGAGGCGCTCGAGGACACGCCGTGGTACCTGCGGGTGCTGCGGGACGAGGGCACGGTCGTCGAGAACCTGGCACTGCTGCTCGGCACCTCGCGGCTGGTGCCGGACCTGCTGGTCCGCGCCCCCGAGGTGCTGCGCCTGCTCGGCGACCCGGCCCGGTTGCTGGGCCGCACGCCCGCCGAGGTCGCGACGTCGTTGCGCGCCACCGTCCGCCGTCAGCCGGGGGTGAACGCCGCCGTCGCCGCGGCGCGCTCGCTGCGCCGGCACGAACTGCTGCGCGTCGCCTGCGCGGACCTGCTCGGCCTGCTCGACGTGCCCGAAGTCTGCGAAGCGCTGTCCAGCGTCTGGGTGGCCGTGCTCCAGGGCGCGCTGGCCGCGGCGTTCCGCCAGCGCCAGGCCGAGCTGGGCAAGACGCCGGCCCGCATCGCCGTGATCGGGATGGGCCGCCTCGGCGGCGCCGAACTCGGCTACGGCTCCGACGCCGACGTCCTCTTCGTGTGCGAACCGTCCGAAGGGGTCTCGGACGCCGACGCGGTGAAGTTCGCGTCGTCGGTGGCGGAGAGCGTCCGGAAGATGCTGGGCGCGCCGAGCTCCGACCCGGCCCTGGTCGTCGACGCCGACCTGCGGCCCGAGGGCCGGAGCGGGCCGCTGGTGCGCACGCTCGAGTCGTACCGCGCCTACTACGCCCGCTGGGGCGAGGTGTGGGAGGCGCAGGCGCTGCTGCGCGCCCGGTTCGTCGCGGGCGACGACGACCTCGGCGAGCGGTTCATCGCGATGATCGACCCGATCCGCTACCCCGAAAACGGCTTGGATGCGACGAAGGCGCGCGAGATCCGCCGCATCAAGGCGCGCGTGGAGACGGAACGGATGCCCCGCGGCGCCGACCCGACGCGCCACACGAAACTGGGCCGGGGCGGCCTCGCCGACGTCGAGTGGACGGTCCAGCTCCTCCAGCTCCAGCACGCGTGTTCGGTACCGGGCTTGCGGACGACGTCGACGCTGGACGCGCTGGCGGTGCTCCCGGGCGCGGGTCTGGCCACGGAGTCCGAAGCGGCGTCGCTGCGCGAGGCGTGGCTGCTGGCGACCCGGGTCCGCAACGCGGGCATGCT